A single Williamwhitmania sp. DNA region contains:
- the galE gene encoding UDP-glucose 4-epimerase GalE, with translation MSKILVTGGTGYIGSHTVVELLQQGFKVVIVDNLSNSFIEVLDGIEHICGQRPTFIEADCTDMAAMKSIFSQNPDISAAIHFAASKAVGESVEKPLLYYRNNLVSLINLIECLENNGGGNLVFSSSCTVYGQPDTLPVTEQAPIKLAESPYGNTKQISEEIITDAIKANKKLKAIALRYFNPIGAHPSAEIGELPIGVPNNLIPYVTQTGYGLRNVLNIFGKDYNTPDGTAIRDYINVVDLAKAHVAAIAWLATSKEKQTLEVFNIGTGKGLSVLEIVTTFEKVTGIKLPYQFVDRRLGDIEQVWADTSLANKVLGWKAIIPLEDTLLSAWKWEQRYRSKNKK, from the coding sequence ATGAGTAAGATTTTGGTAACGGGCGGAACCGGATACATTGGTTCCCATACAGTAGTAGAACTATTACAGCAAGGTTTCAAGGTTGTGATTGTGGACAACCTCTCCAACTCTTTTATTGAGGTCCTCGATGGTATAGAGCACATTTGTGGGCAGCGGCCAACATTTATTGAGGCAGACTGCACCGATATGGCGGCCATGAAATCTATATTCAGTCAGAATCCAGATATTTCGGCTGCAATTCATTTTGCAGCCTCCAAGGCGGTGGGCGAATCGGTTGAGAAACCGCTGCTTTACTACCGAAACAACCTAGTTTCGCTGATTAATCTCATTGAGTGCTTAGAAAACAATGGAGGTGGTAATCTTGTGTTTTCTTCCTCTTGCACGGTGTATGGCCAGCCCGACACCCTACCGGTAACGGAACAGGCACCAATAAAGTTGGCAGAATCACCCTACGGCAATACTAAGCAGATTTCAGAGGAGATTATAACCGACGCCATTAAAGCCAATAAAAAACTAAAAGCCATTGCGCTGCGCTACTTTAATCCCATTGGAGCCCACCCGTCTGCCGAGATTGGTGAACTTCCCATTGGTGTTCCAAACAATCTTATTCCATACGTTACCCAAACAGGATATGGCCTCCGCAATGTGCTCAACATATTTGGAAAAGATTACAATACCCCCGATGGAACAGCCATCCGTGACTACATTAACGTTGTAGACTTAGCCAAAGCACATGTTGCTGCAATAGCCTGGCTTGCAACAAGTAAAGAAAAACAAACGCTTGAGGTTTTCAATATAGGAACAGGCAAAGGGCTTTCGGTTTTAGAAATTGTGACTACTTTTGAAAAAGTTACAGGAATAAAGCTGCCCTACCAATTTGTTGATAGACGCTTAGGCGACATTGAGCAGGTTTGGGCCGATACCTCTTTGGCAAATAAGGTGCTTGGATGGAAGGCCATTATTCCACTGGAAGATACGCTGCTTAGCGCATGGAAATGGGAGCAGCGTTACCGTTCAAAAAACAAAAAATAG
- the rfbB gene encoding dTDP-glucose 4,6-dehydratase encodes MKKSILITGGAGFIGSHVVRLFVKKYPDYRIVNYDKLTYAGNLENLADIEKSPNYTFVKGDICDDVLLDKVFAEYAIDGVIHLAAESHVDRSIADPMAFIRTNIVGTVTLLIAVRKAWGSRFEGKKFYHISTDEVYGSLGKEGLFTEETSYDPRSPYSASKASSDHLVRAYFHTYGLPTVISNCSNNYGPNHFPEKLIPLAFHNIKTKKSIPIYGKGENVRDWLYVEDHANAIDLIFHKGKAGETYNIGGNNEWTNIDLIRLLCSIMDRKLGRKEGESESLITFVKDRAGHDLRYAIDSSHLQKELGWQPSVRFEEGLEKTVDWYLANEVWLSHVVSGDYEKYYQKQYTQR; translated from the coding sequence ATGAAAAAAAGTATTTTAATTACCGGTGGCGCTGGCTTTATCGGCTCCCATGTAGTTCGGCTTTTTGTAAAGAAATATCCAGACTACCGCATTGTTAACTACGACAAGCTTACCTATGCAGGGAATCTTGAAAACCTTGCCGATATAGAGAAATCGCCAAACTACACCTTCGTTAAGGGAGACATTTGCGACGATGTTCTGCTCGACAAAGTGTTCGCCGAATACGCCATTGATGGAGTTATTCACCTTGCAGCAGAGTCGCATGTGGACCGGTCGATTGCCGACCCTATGGCATTTATAAGAACTAACATAGTGGGAACCGTAACCTTATTAATCGCAGTAAGAAAAGCGTGGGGTTCCCGCTTTGAAGGAAAAAAATTCTACCATATCTCCACCGATGAAGTGTATGGAAGCCTTGGTAAAGAGGGCCTGTTCACAGAAGAAACCTCGTATGACCCTCGCAGCCCATACTCCGCATCAAAAGCTAGCTCCGACCATCTTGTAAGAGCCTACTTTCACACCTATGGTTTACCAACAGTTATCTCCAACTGCTCCAACAATTACGGACCAAACCATTTCCCCGAAAAACTTATTCCTCTGGCTTTTCACAATATCAAAACCAAAAAATCAATCCCGATTTATGGGAAGGGTGAAAATGTGCGCGATTGGCTCTATGTTGAAGACCACGCCAACGCCATCGACCTAATTTTCCACAAAGGAAAAGCCGGGGAAACCTACAATATTGGCGGGAATAACGAGTGGACCAATATTGATCTAATTAGGTTGCTCTGTAGTATCATGGATCGCAAATTGGGCAGAAAAGAGGGCGAATCGGAAAGCCTAATAACCTTTGTAAAGGATAGAGCTGGGCACGACCTTCGCTACGCCATCGACTCATCACACCTGCAGAAGGAGCTTGGTTGGCAACCCTCCGTTCGATTTGAAGAGGGCCTAGAAAAAACCGTTGACTGGTATTTGGCCAACGAGGTGTGGCTGTCGCATGTGGTGTCGGGCGATTACGAAAAGTATTACCAAAAGCAATACACCCAGAGATAA
- the glmS gene encoding glutamine--fructose-6-phosphate transaminase (isomerizing): MCGIVAYIGKKEAFPIIINGLKRLEYRGYDSAGVALFNKDIEVYKCKGKVSDLEAHTAQSDTAGTLGIGHTRWATHGEPNDINAHPHSSQNGYFTLIHNGIIENYGVLRRRLEKRGYTFASETDTEVLVNLIEYIYLKGQVSPEIAVRLALSKVVGAFGLAILCKDDRDLLIGARRGSPLVIGVGNKEYFLASDATPIVEHTNSVIFMNDDDVAIIRRGELSLKTISNHPLEPKIQTIDLDIEEIEKGGFEHFMLKEIYEQPRSIKDTFRGRLSADLQEIHLGGLYNVLPQLVEAKRIVLIGCGTSWHAGLLGEYLIEDLARIPVEVEYASEFRYRNPVIYPDDVVIAISQSGETADTLAAIKLAKSQGALVLGICNVVGSSIPRETHAGVYTHAGPEIGVASTKAFTAQVTVLAMMAILLGKRKKTITTEQASQLIAELSSVPEKIEKILLLNEKIESIAKRFKDSTNFLYLGRGYFFPVALEGALKLKEISYIHAEGYPAAEMKHGPIALIDDKMPVVVIAAKDSSYDKVVSNVQEVKARKGVVIAIVSEGDTTITSMADYTIEIPSIHESMEGLLAVVPLQLLAYHIALMRGCNVDQPRNLAKSVTVE; this comes from the coding sequence ATGTGTGGAATTGTTGCATATATTGGAAAAAAGGAAGCCTTTCCAATAATTATTAATGGACTAAAAAGACTTGAGTATCGTGGTTACGATTCTGCCGGCGTTGCCCTTTTTAATAAGGATATAGAAGTTTATAAGTGCAAGGGGAAAGTTAGCGACCTAGAGGCTCACACAGCACAATCAGACACTGCTGGAACTTTGGGAATAGGCCATACTCGCTGGGCAACCCACGGTGAACCAAACGATATCAACGCTCATCCTCATAGCTCACAAAACGGCTACTTCACGCTAATTCACAACGGTATTATTGAGAACTATGGCGTGCTGCGGAGACGGCTTGAAAAGCGTGGCTACACCTTTGCTAGCGAAACAGATACGGAGGTATTGGTTAACCTCATTGAGTACATCTACCTCAAGGGACAAGTTAGTCCGGAAATTGCAGTGCGACTTGCATTGTCGAAAGTTGTTGGTGCATTTGGCCTTGCTATCCTTTGCAAGGATGATCGAGATTTATTGATCGGAGCAAGACGTGGTAGCCCATTGGTAATCGGTGTTGGCAACAAGGAATACTTCCTCGCTTCCGATGCAACTCCAATTGTTGAGCACACCAACAGCGTTATCTTTATGAACGATGATGATGTTGCCATAATTCGTAGAGGAGAACTTTCCCTAAAGACCATCTCTAACCATCCCCTCGAGCCGAAGATCCAAACTATTGATCTCGACATTGAAGAGATTGAAAAGGGTGGGTTTGAACATTTCATGCTCAAAGAAATTTATGAGCAACCTCGTTCAATTAAAGACACTTTCAGGGGACGGTTGTCTGCCGATCTGCAGGAAATACATCTCGGTGGGCTTTACAATGTTCTCCCACAGCTTGTTGAGGCCAAACGTATTGTTCTTATTGGGTGCGGAACCTCATGGCATGCCGGATTGCTTGGCGAATACCTTATTGAGGACTTAGCCCGTATTCCGGTGGAGGTTGAGTATGCTTCGGAGTTCCGTTACCGTAATCCGGTAATTTACCCAGACGATGTTGTGATTGCCATCAGCCAGAGTGGTGAAACAGCCGATACACTTGCTGCCATCAAGTTGGCAAAAAGTCAAGGTGCATTAGTGCTTGGAATTTGCAATGTGGTTGGCTCCAGCATTCCTAGGGAAACTCATGCCGGCGTTTACACCCATGCCGGACCTGAAATTGGTGTTGCCTCTACAAAGGCATTTACTGCTCAGGTTACCGTACTTGCCATGATGGCCATTCTGTTGGGCAAGCGTAAAAAAACAATCACCACCGAACAGGCCAGCCAGCTTATTGCTGAACTTAGTTCTGTTCCTGAGAAAATTGAAAAAATCCTTTTGTTAAACGAAAAAATCGAGAGCATTGCTAAGCGGTTTAAGGACTCAACCAATTTTCTCTACCTAGGCCGTGGATATTTCTTCCCTGTGGCGTTGGAAGGTGCATTAAAACTGAAAGAAATTTCTTACATACACGCCGAGGGTTACCCTGCAGCCGAAATGAAGCATGGGCCAATTGCGCTTATTGACGACAAGATGCCGGTTGTGGTAATTGCTGCCAAGGATAGCTCCTACGACAAGGTTGTAAGCAACGTACAAGAGGTAAAGGCTCGCAAGGGAGTTGTAATTGCCATCGTTTCCGAGGGCGATACAACCATTACGAGCATGGCCGATTACACCATCGAAATTCCAAGTATTCATGAGTCAATGGAAGGGCTGCTGGCAGTTGTTCCGCTGCAACTTTTAGCATACCACATTGCCTTGATGAGGGGTTGTAATGTTGATCAACCTCGCAACTTAGCGAAGTCAGTAACGGTTGAGTAA
- a CDS encoding glycogen/starch synthase, which produces MKNARVLFISQEISPYLPENEISLIGRYLPQGIQDKGKEIRTFMPRFGSINERRNQLHEVIRLSGMNLIISDSDHPLIIKVASIQSARMQVYFIDNEDYFHRKNTLTEEDDSQFADNDERMIFFARGVLETVRKLRWVPDIVHCHGWFTAAAPLYVKKAFKEDPIFSNSKVVYSIYNDEFPGMLAPGFKSKLITEGVRSKDVESISTAGSWENITKLAIQYSDAIIVGSQTINPNISSYLEELKKPIIGFEGPDTYIEAYSNLYDELIAAKANTTPKK; this is translated from the coding sequence ATGAAAAACGCGAGGGTTCTTTTCATTTCTCAGGAGATATCACCTTATTTACCTGAAAATGAAATTTCGTTAATTGGCCGTTATCTTCCACAAGGGATACAGGATAAGGGTAAGGAGATACGTACATTCATGCCCCGGTTCGGGAGCATTAATGAGAGGCGTAACCAGCTGCATGAAGTAATTCGGCTATCTGGTATGAACCTTATTATTAGTGACTCGGACCACCCACTCATCATTAAGGTGGCTTCAATTCAGTCGGCTCGGATGCAGGTTTACTTTATTGACAATGAAGATTACTTCCACCGTAAGAATACTCTTACAGAGGAGGATGATTCGCAATTTGCCGATAACGATGAGCGGATGATTTTCTTTGCCCGAGGTGTCCTTGAAACCGTCCGGAAGTTAAGATGGGTTCCTGACATTGTTCACTGCCACGGCTGGTTTACTGCCGCTGCCCCACTGTATGTAAAGAAAGCTTTCAAGGAGGACCCAATCTTCTCCAACTCTAAGGTTGTTTATTCCATCTATAACGATGAGTTTCCTGGAATGCTTGCCCCTGGATTTAAGTCGAAGTTAATTACTGAGGGTGTTCGCTCCAAGGATGTTGAAAGCATTAGCACTGCTGGGAGCTGGGAAAATATTACCAAGTTGGCAATACAGTATTCTGATGCCATAATAGTTGGCTCTCAAACCATAAACCCCAACATCTCCAGCTATCTAGAGGAACTTAAAAAACCAATCATTGGCTTCGAGGGTCCCGATACCTACATCGAAGCATACTCTAACCTTTACGACGAGTTGATTGCGGCAAAGGCAAACACTACTCCCAAAAAGTAG